The Streptomyces cynarae genome contains a region encoding:
- the fdxA gene encoding ferredoxin — MTYVIAEPCVDVKDKACIEECPVDCIYEGQRSLYIHPDECVDCGACEPVCPVEAIFYEDDTPEEWKDYYKANVEFFDELGSPGGASKLGLIERDHPFIAALPPMNQ; from the coding sequence GTGACCTACGTCATCGCAGAGCCTTGTGTCGACGTCAAGGACAAGGCGTGCATCGAGGAGTGCCCGGTCGACTGCATCTACGAGGGCCAGCGGTCCTTGTACATCCACCCGGACGAATGCGTCGACTGTGGGGCCTGTGAACCGGTCTGCCCGGTCGAGGCGATCTTCTACGAGGACGACACTCCCGAGGAGTGGAAGGACTACTACAAGGCGAACGTCGAGTTCTTCGACGAGCTCGGCTCGCCCGGTGGCGCCAGCAAGCTGGGGCTGATCGAGCGCGACCACCCCTTCATCGCGGCGCTGCCCCCGATGAACCAGTAA
- a CDS encoding ATP-binding protein, with the protein MSLPLTHRIARAALLIAAGAAPVVGAAGSASAATTDLPATPNLGGLTALDTAQVGTTVDGAAQKADGAAQQVTGVAGDTGSHAVKAGSQAARKAVPAVSRTGGKVVGTAAPVAQKAAGDVAGQAGGLLGGATKGGLPKGLPLGG; encoded by the coding sequence ATGTCCCTCCCCCTGACCCACCGGATCGCCCGTGCCGCGCTGCTGATCGCGGCGGGAGCGGCGCCCGTGGTCGGTGCGGCCGGCTCCGCCAGCGCGGCGACGACCGATCTGCCGGCCACCCCGAACCTCGGTGGGCTGACCGCCCTGGACACCGCGCAGGTCGGCACCACCGTCGACGGCGCGGCCCAGAAGGCCGACGGTGCGGCGCAGCAGGTCACCGGGGTCGCGGGTGACACCGGCAGCCACGCGGTCAAGGCCGGCAGCCAGGCGGCCAGGAAGGCGGTGCCGGCGGTGAGCCGGACCGGCGGGAAGGTCGTCGGGACGGCGGCTCCGGTTGCGCAGAAGGCGGCCGGGGACGTGGCGGGGCAGGCCGGCGGGCTGCTCGGGGGCGCGACCAAGGGCGGGCTTCCGAAGGGGCTGCCACTGGGCGGCTGA
- a CDS encoding LOG family protein, with the protein MPTGNPEGKKIPPDEQRLGPVLRRRGQVTRSTTDQRLLDERAPTDWVHTDPWRVLRIQSEFIEGFGTLAELPPAISVFGSARTPVDSPEYDAGVRLGRGLVEAGWAVITGGGPGAMEAANKGACEAKGISVGLGIELPFEQGLNPYVDIGLNFRYFFVRKMMFVKYAQGFVVLPGGLGTLDEMFEALTLVQTQKVTRFPIVLYGTSYWGGLVDWLKNTLVAQGKASEKDLLLFHLTDDVEEAVALVSKEAGR; encoded by the coding sequence ATGCCTACCGGCAACCCCGAGGGGAAGAAGATTCCGCCGGATGAGCAGAGGCTCGGTCCGGTGCTGCGCAGACGGGGCCAGGTGACGAGGAGCACCACGGACCAGCGACTGCTGGACGAACGCGCCCCCACCGACTGGGTCCACACGGACCCGTGGCGCGTCCTGCGCATCCAGTCGGAGTTCATCGAGGGTTTCGGCACGCTGGCCGAACTCCCACCCGCGATCAGCGTGTTCGGCTCGGCGCGGACGCCGGTGGACTCGCCGGAGTACGACGCGGGCGTACGACTCGGGCGCGGCCTGGTGGAGGCGGGCTGGGCGGTGATCACCGGTGGTGGCCCGGGCGCGATGGAGGCGGCGAACAAGGGGGCCTGCGAGGCGAAGGGGATCTCGGTCGGCCTCGGCATCGAGCTGCCGTTCGAGCAGGGGCTGAACCCGTACGTCGACATCGGCCTGAACTTCCGCTACTTCTTCGTCCGCAAGATGATGTTCGTCAAGTACGCGCAGGGGTTCGTGGTCCTGCCGGGCGGCCTCGGCACGCTGGACGAAATGTTCGAGGCGCTGACCCTGGTCCAGACCCAGAAGGTGACACGCTTCCCGATCGTGCTGTACGGCACGTCGTACTGGGGCGGCCTGGTCGACTGGCTCAAGAACACCCTGGTCGCCCAGGGCAAGGCCTCGGAGAAGGACCTGCTCCTGTTCCACCTCACGGACGACGTGGAAGAGGCGGTGGCCCTGGTCTCCAAGGAGGCGGGACGCTAG
- a CDS encoding ABC transporter ATP-binding protein: MTTTVSATDVVVGFDQVTKAYGDVRAVDGLSLELHPGETVALLGPNGAGKSTTLDLLLGLKPADSGSVRVFGTSPREAIVAGRVGAMLQSGGLMDEVTVAELVKLGCDLHPRPYKVTDVLARAGIAQIADRKVNKLSGGQAQRVRFALATAGDSDLIVLDEPTTGMDVSARHAFWATMREQADQGRTVLFATHYLEEADAIADRVLVLHRGRLLADGTAAEIKAKAGARRVRFDLQGPIDEAPLRALPFLTAMDVSGQTVRIQSSDADATVHALYGLGVYPRNLEVAGLGLEQAFVAITEAEEAKQS, encoded by the coding sequence ATGACGACGACAGTGTCGGCCACCGACGTGGTGGTCGGGTTCGATCAGGTGACCAAGGCCTACGGGGACGTACGGGCCGTGGACGGCTTGTCGCTCGAGCTGCACCCGGGGGAGACCGTGGCCCTGCTGGGGCCCAACGGCGCGGGCAAGTCGACCACCCTCGACCTGCTCCTCGGGCTCAAGCCGGCCGACAGCGGCTCCGTGCGCGTGTTCGGGACCAGCCCGCGCGAGGCCATCGTCGCCGGGCGCGTGGGCGCCATGCTGCAGAGCGGCGGCCTGATGGACGAGGTCACGGTCGCCGAACTGGTCAAGCTCGGCTGCGATCTGCACCCGAGGCCGTACAAGGTCACCGACGTGCTCGCCCGCGCGGGCATCGCGCAGATCGCCGACCGCAAGGTCAACAAGCTCTCCGGCGGCCAGGCCCAGCGCGTCCGCTTCGCCCTCGCCACCGCCGGCGACAGCGACCTGATCGTCCTCGACGAGCCGACCACCGGCATGGACGTCTCTGCCCGCCATGCCTTCTGGGCCACCATGCGGGAGCAGGCGGACCAGGGGCGGACGGTCCTGTTCGCCACGCACTACCTGGAAGAGGCCGACGCGATCGCGGACCGCGTGCTCGTGCTGCACCGCGGGCGGCTCCTCGCCGACGGCACCGCCGCCGAGATCAAGGCGAAGGCCGGCGCCCGCCGCGTCCGCTTCGACCTTCAGGGGCCGATCGACGAGGCCCCGCTGCGCGCGCTGCCTTTCCTGACCGCGATGGACGTTTCCGGGCAGACCGTACGCATCCAGTCCTCCGACGCCGACGCGACCGTCCACGCGCTGTACGGGCTCGGCGTCTACCCCCGCAACCTCGAAGTCGCCGGGCTCGGGCTCGAGCAGGCGTTCGTCGCGATCACCGAGGCCGAGGAGGCCAAGCAGTCATGA
- a CDS encoding transglutaminase-like domain-containing protein, producing MRGPRPPEPERAAEVRRRFGEEARSERPDLATLCLLVGAAADGELDEGGIDAAQIELDRLAGLVAFRPDGPRAWAEALADVLGDRCGFRGSGADYERLESSLLHAVLRRRRGLPILLSVVWIEVARRAGAPVYGVALPGHFVVGFGPPDEQVLADPFDGGRVLTGGDAEMLVAGATGAPLDPSMLTPADPLDVVLRVLNNIRAWAATRPERSDVALWAVELSLLVPSHPARLRYEHAQLLVQRGEFLRGAAELDAYADIVSAVDDAAAEHVRGQARAARAMLN from the coding sequence ATGCGTGGCCCCCGTCCCCCGGAACCGGAGCGGGCCGCCGAGGTGCGGCGGCGGTTCGGCGAGGAGGCGCGGTCCGAGCGGCCCGATCTCGCGACGCTGTGCCTGCTCGTGGGCGCGGCGGCGGACGGGGAGCTGGACGAGGGCGGGATCGACGCCGCGCAGATCGAGCTGGACCGGCTGGCCGGGCTGGTGGCGTTCCGGCCGGACGGGCCGCGGGCCTGGGCCGAGGCGCTGGCGGACGTCCTCGGGGACCGCTGCGGGTTCCGCGGCTCTGGCGCGGATTACGAGCGACTGGAGTCGTCGTTGCTGCACGCGGTGCTGCGGCGGCGGCGCGGGCTGCCGATCCTGCTCTCGGTGGTGTGGATCGAGGTGGCGCGGCGGGCGGGGGCGCCGGTGTACGGGGTCGCACTGCCCGGGCACTTCGTCGTGGGGTTCGGGCCGCCGGACGAGCAGGTGCTGGCCGATCCGTTCGACGGCGGCCGGGTGCTGACCGGGGGTGACGCCGAGATGCTGGTCGCCGGCGCCACGGGGGCGCCGCTCGATCCTTCGATGCTCACCCCTGCCGATCCGCTGGACGTCGTACTGCGGGTGTTGAACAACATCCGGGCGTGGGCCGCGACTCGGCCCGAGCGGTCGGATGTCGCCCTTTGGGCGGTGGAGTTGTCGTTGCTGGTGCCCTCGCATCCGGCGCGGTTGCGGTACGAGCACGCGCAGCTTCTGGTGCAGCGCGGGGAGTTCTTGCGGGGGGCCGCGGAGCTCGATGCGTACGCCGACATCGTCTCCGCCGTTGATGACGCGGCTGCGGAGCATGTGCGCGGGCAGGCTCGGGCCGCACGAGCCATGCTGAACTGA
- a CDS encoding ABC transporter permease, whose product MISLIRLELTRALRNRKFLFFSVIYPSVIFLLVSNQTGNVDGTGLSVAKYVMVSMASFGALTAVLMGNSERIAKEREGGWVRQLRLTPLPGRGYVLAKTAGAAVVSLPSIVVVFLVAAAVKDVRLDTWQWFALTGVIWAGSLVFAALGVAIGYLASGDAVRPITMIVYFGLSILGGLWMPSSSFPTWLQDIAKWLPTHAYAALGRAIEQSQAPHAQDIAILVAFFLLFAGGAAWLYRKDTLKA is encoded by the coding sequence ATGATCTCGCTCATCAGGCTGGAACTCACCCGCGCCCTGCGCAATCGCAAGTTCCTGTTCTTCTCGGTGATCTACCCGTCGGTCATCTTCCTGCTGGTCTCCAACCAGACGGGCAACGTCGACGGCACCGGCCTGAGCGTCGCGAAGTACGTCATGGTCTCCATGGCCTCCTTCGGCGCCCTGACCGCCGTCCTGATGGGCAACAGCGAGCGCATCGCCAAGGAACGGGAGGGCGGCTGGGTGCGGCAGCTGCGGCTGACCCCGCTGCCCGGGCGCGGGTACGTCCTCGCCAAGACGGCCGGCGCGGCCGTGGTGAGCCTGCCGTCCATCGTGGTGGTCTTCCTGGTCGCCGCCGCCGTGAAGGACGTACGGCTGGACACCTGGCAGTGGTTCGCCCTCACCGGCGTCATCTGGGCCGGCAGCCTGGTCTTCGCCGCGCTCGGCGTCGCCATCGGCTACCTCGCCTCCGGGGACGCGGTCCGCCCGATCACGATGATCGTCTACTTCGGCCTGTCGATCCTCGGCGGCCTGTGGATGCCGTCCTCCTCCTTCCCGACCTGGCTGCAGGACATCGCCAAGTGGCTGCCCACCCACGCGTACGCTGCCCTCGGACGGGCCATCGAACAGAGCCAGGCCCCCCACGCCCAGGACATCGCCATCCTTGTCGCCTTCTTCCTCCTCTTCGCGGGCGGCGCGGCCTGGCTGTACCGGAAGGACACGCTGAAGGCGTGA
- a CDS encoding response regulator transcription factor has product MSRAIKVLLAEDQSMVREALAALLGLEEDIEVVAQVARGDEVLAAARAHEVDVALLDIEMPGATGIEAAAQLQRELPALKVVVLTTFGRPGHLRSAMEAGAAAFLVKDAPASQLAEAVRKVLAGERVIDPTLAAAALADGANPLTEREREILRAAASGATNAELAATLHLSQGTVRNYLSTAIQKLAVRNRAEAVRMAREKGWL; this is encoded by the coding sequence ATGAGCCGTGCGATCAAGGTCCTGCTCGCCGAGGACCAGTCGATGGTCCGCGAGGCGCTGGCCGCGCTGCTGGGCCTGGAGGAGGACATCGAGGTCGTCGCCCAGGTCGCCCGCGGTGACGAGGTACTGGCGGCGGCGCGCGCTCATGAGGTGGACGTGGCGCTGCTGGACATCGAGATGCCCGGCGCCACCGGGATCGAGGCGGCGGCCCAGCTGCAGCGCGAGCTGCCGGCACTGAAGGTGGTCGTGCTGACGACCTTCGGCCGCCCCGGCCATCTGCGCTCCGCGATGGAGGCGGGGGCCGCCGCGTTCCTGGTGAAGGACGCCCCGGCCTCCCAGCTCGCCGAGGCGGTACGGAAGGTGCTCGCCGGGGAACGGGTCATCGACCCCACGCTCGCGGCGGCCGCCCTGGCAGACGGCGCCAACCCGCTGACGGAGCGCGAACGCGAGATCCTGCGCGCGGCGGCGAGCGGCGCGACGAACGCCGAGCTGGCGGCTACGCTGCACCTCTCCCAGGGGACGGTCCGGAACTACCTGTCCACCGCCATACAGAAACTGGCGGTGAGGAACAGGGCGGAAGCCGTACGGATGGCTCGTGAGAAGGGCTGGCTGTAG
- the dapE gene encoding succinyl-diaminopimelate desuccinylase — MADTPLDLTLDAARLTARLVDFPSESGTEKPFADAIEAALRALPHLTVDRYGNNVVARTHLGRPQRVILAGHIDTVPIADNVPSRLDADGVLWGCGTCDMKSGVAVQLRIAATVPEPNRDLTFVFYDNEEVDAHLNGLKHVSEAHPEWLEGDFAVLLEPSDSQVEGGCQGTLRVQLRTRGERAHSARGWMGSNAIHAAAPILARLAAYEPRHPVIDGLEYREGLNAVAVSGGVAGNVIPDECVVTVNFRYAPDRSEEEAVAHVREVFADCGVAEFEVVDQSGGALPGLSHPAAAAFIEAVGGTPMPKYGWTDVARFSALGVPAVNYGPGNPLLAHKRDERVETAKVLTAEERLRAWLTS, encoded by the coding sequence ATGGCCGATACCCCGCTTGACCTCACGCTGGACGCCGCTCGGCTCACCGCGCGGCTCGTCGACTTCCCCTCCGAGAGCGGCACCGAGAAGCCCTTCGCGGACGCCATCGAGGCGGCGCTGCGCGCCCTGCCGCACCTGACGGTCGACCGGTACGGCAACAACGTGGTGGCACGTACGCACCTGGGACGTCCGCAGCGCGTCATCCTGGCGGGGCACATCGACACGGTCCCGATCGCGGACAACGTGCCTTCCCGCCTGGACGCTGACGGCGTGCTGTGGGGCTGCGGCACCTGCGACATGAAGTCGGGCGTCGCCGTTCAGCTCCGCATCGCGGCGACGGTCCCCGAACCCAACCGTGATCTGACGTTCGTCTTCTACGACAACGAAGAGGTCGACGCACACCTGAACGGTCTGAAGCATGTGTCCGAGGCCCACCCGGAGTGGCTGGAGGGCGACTTCGCCGTGCTGCTCGAGCCCTCGGACAGCCAGGTCGAGGGCGGCTGCCAGGGCACGCTGCGGGTGCAGCTGAGGACCAGGGGTGAGCGGGCCCACTCGGCGCGCGGCTGGATGGGCTCGAACGCGATCCACGCGGCGGCCCCGATCCTGGCCCGCCTGGCAGCCTACGAACCGCGCCACCCGGTGATCGACGGCCTGGAGTACCGGGAGGGCCTGAACGCGGTCGCCGTCTCAGGCGGGGTGGCCGGGAACGTGATCCCGGACGAATGCGTCGTGACGGTCAACTTCCGATACGCGCCGGACCGCAGCGAGGAGGAGGCGGTCGCGCACGTCCGTGAGGTGTTCGCGGACTGCGGCGTGGCGGAGTTCGAGGTGGTCGACCAAAGCGGCGGCGCTCTGCCGGGGCTCTCGCACCCGGCCGCGGCGGCGTTCATCGAGGCGGTCGGGGGCACCCCGATGCCCAAGTACGGCTGGACGGACGTCGCCCGCTTCAGCGCGCTCGGCGTCCCGGCGGTCAACTACGGTCCCGGCAACCCGCTCCTCGCGCACAAGCGGGACGAGCGGGTGGAGACGGCGAAGGTCCTCACGGCGGAGGAGCGCCTGCGCGCCTGGCTGACGTCCTGA
- the folP gene encoding dihydropteroate synthase, whose amino-acid sequence MLRLGRREFGEHEPVIMAIVNRTPDSFYDQGATFRDEPALARVEQAVAEGAAIIDIGGVKAGPGEEVTAEEEARRTVGFVAEVRRRFPEVVISVDTWRHEVGEAVCEAGADLLNDAWGGVDPRLAEVAARYRVGLVCTHAGGALPRTRPHRVTYDDVMADILKVTVGLAERAVALGVPRESVLIDPGHDFGKNTRHSLEATRRLDEMVATGWPVLVSLSNKDFVGETLDKPVKERVLGTLATTAVSAWLGAQVYRVHEVAETRQVLDMVASIAGHRPPAVARRGLA is encoded by the coding sequence ATGCTCAGGCTGGGCAGGCGAGAATTCGGCGAGCACGAGCCGGTGATCATGGCGATCGTGAACCGGACCCCGGACTCCTTCTACGACCAGGGGGCCACGTTCCGCGACGAGCCCGCCCTCGCGCGCGTGGAGCAGGCGGTGGCCGAGGGTGCCGCGATCATCGACATCGGCGGGGTGAAGGCCGGGCCGGGCGAGGAGGTCACGGCCGAGGAGGAGGCGCGGCGGACGGTCGGCTTCGTCGCGGAGGTGCGGCGGCGCTTCCCGGAGGTCGTGATCAGTGTGGACACCTGGCGGCACGAGGTCGGCGAGGCCGTGTGCGAGGCGGGCGCCGATCTCCTGAACGACGCATGGGGCGGGGTCGATCCACGGCTCGCGGAGGTGGCGGCGCGGTACCGGGTGGGGCTGGTGTGCACGCACGCCGGGGGCGCGCTGCCGCGGACGCGGCCGCACCGGGTGACGTACGACGACGTCATGGCCGACATTCTGAAGGTGACGGTGGGGCTGGCGGAGCGGGCCGTGGCTCTCGGGGTACCGCGCGAGTCGGTCCTGATCGACCCCGGCCACGACTTCGGGAAGAACACGCGGCACAGCCTGGAGGCGACGCGGCGGCTGGACGAGATGGTGGCCACGGGGTGGCCGGTGCTGGTGTCGCTGTCCAACAAGGACTTCGTCGGGGAGACGCTGGACAAGCCGGTGAAGGAACGGGTGTTGGGGACGTTGGCGACGACGGCGGTGTCGGCGTGGCTGGGGGCGCAGGTGTACCGGGTGCATGAGGTGGCGGAGACGCGGCAGGTGCTGGACATGGTGGCGTCGATCGCGGGCCACCGGCCGCCGGCGGTGGCCCGCCGGGGCCTGGCCTGA
- a CDS encoding sensor histidine kinase, with protein MTEDLRSDEVRAERLMRMGRPPRNRRELLRKILWIGVWLVFLSSPVHDLASGRHTTGGTAAGWLGLAAFVAVYLSLLFRNMGRPYTRRFIGGIVVVLAALATLLNLTLGPSNWLGLFVYVSVACGATLPLRTAYWAIPATGAVMALVGFQGAAADEVENLLLLVVLIGYAMTGVGQLVRTTIELRKARATVAQLAANEERLRLARDLHDLLGHSLSLITLKSELAGRMLPDHPEKAAQQVADIERVSRQALVDVREAVTGYRRPRLSAELAGAQVALTAAGVTADIPAEPDLTGVAEESESVLAWALREAVTNVVRHSGAGRCTIEVLQRQTLDGRMLELSVEDDGSGGAGNGPGNGLTGLTERLEKAGGTLEAERVRHGFRLVARVPVGASLHVGSGA; from the coding sequence ATGACGGAAGACCTGCGGTCGGACGAGGTCCGGGCGGAGCGGCTGATGCGCATGGGCCGGCCGCCCCGCAACCGGCGCGAGCTGCTGCGCAAGATCCTGTGGATCGGCGTGTGGCTCGTCTTCCTCAGCTCGCCGGTCCACGACCTCGCCTCCGGCCGCCACACCACCGGCGGCACCGCGGCCGGCTGGCTGGGGCTGGCGGCCTTCGTCGCGGTCTATCTCTCGCTGCTCTTCCGGAACATGGGCAGGCCCTACACCCGCCGGTTCATCGGCGGCATCGTCGTCGTCCTCGCCGCACTCGCCACGCTGCTGAACCTCACCCTCGGCCCGTCGAACTGGCTGGGCCTGTTCGTGTACGTCTCCGTGGCCTGCGGAGCGACGCTCCCCCTGCGGACGGCGTACTGGGCGATCCCCGCAACGGGCGCCGTCATGGCCCTGGTGGGCTTCCAGGGCGCCGCGGCGGACGAGGTGGAGAACCTGCTGCTGCTGGTGGTGCTCATCGGCTACGCGATGACGGGCGTCGGCCAACTGGTGCGAACGACGATCGAGCTGCGCAAGGCCCGTGCCACCGTCGCCCAGCTCGCCGCCAACGAGGAGCGGCTGCGCCTGGCCCGCGATCTGCACGACCTGCTCGGCCACTCGCTGTCCTTGATCACGCTGAAGAGCGAGCTGGCCGGCCGCATGCTCCCCGACCACCCCGAGAAGGCGGCGCAGCAGGTGGCCGACATCGAACGGGTCAGCCGTCAGGCCCTCGTCGACGTGCGTGAGGCGGTCACCGGGTACCGGCGCCCGCGCCTGTCCGCGGAACTGGCGGGCGCGCAGGTCGCCCTCACGGCGGCCGGAGTCACGGCCGACATACCCGCGGAACCCGACCTCACCGGGGTCGCGGAGGAGAGCGAGTCCGTCCTCGCCTGGGCGCTGCGCGAGGCGGTCACCAACGTCGTACGGCACAGCGGCGCCGGCCGCTGCACGATAGAGGTACTGCAACGGCAGACCCTCGACGGGCGGATGCTGGAACTCTCCGTCGAGGACGACGGGTCGGGAGGCGCGGGCAACGGCCCGGGCAACGGCCTGACAGGGCTGACCGAGCGTCTGGAGAAGGCCGGCGGCACGCTGGAGGCAGAGCGCGTCCGGCATGGTTTCCGGCTGGTCGCACGCGTACCCGTGGGCGCCTCGCTCCACGTAGGATCCGGGGCATGA
- a CDS encoding bifunctional succinyldiaminopimelate transaminase/glutamate-prephenate aminotransferase: MSAVSDRPPVSRRHPSKESLRDRLPVFPWDKLEPYKKTAAAHPDGIVDLSVGTPVDPVPDLIQKALVAAADSPGYPTVWGTPELRDAITGWVERRLGARDVTHRHVLPIVGSKELVAWLPTQLGLGPGDKVAYPRLAYPTYEVGARLARADHVAYDDPTELDPRGLKLLWLNSPSNPTGKVLGKQELTRIVAWAREHRVLLFSDECYIELGWEADPVSVLHPDVNGGSYDGIVSVHSLSKRSNLAGYRAAFLAGDPAVLGPLLEIRKHGGMMTSAPTQAAVVAALGDDTHVREQRERYAARRTALRAALLEHGFRIEHSEASLYLWATRDESCWQTVAHLADLGILVAPGDFYGEAGEKFVRVALTATDERVRAAVERLG; encoded by the coding sequence GTGTCCGCAGTCTCCGATCGCCCTCCCGTCTCCCGCCGCCACCCTTCCAAGGAGTCGCTTCGCGACCGCCTTCCCGTCTTCCCCTGGGACAAGCTGGAGCCGTACAAGAAGACGGCCGCCGCGCACCCGGACGGGATCGTCGACCTGTCCGTCGGTACCCCGGTCGACCCGGTCCCCGACCTGATCCAGAAGGCGCTGGTCGCGGCGGCGGACTCCCCGGGCTACCCGACCGTCTGGGGCACGCCCGAGCTGCGGGACGCGATCACGGGCTGGGTGGAGCGCCGCCTCGGCGCCCGCGACGTCACCCACCGGCACGTCCTGCCGATCGTCGGCTCCAAGGAGCTCGTCGCCTGGCTCCCGACCCAGCTCGGGCTCGGCCCCGGCGACAAGGTCGCCTACCCGCGCCTGGCCTACCCGACGTACGAGGTCGGCGCGCGCCTGGCCCGCGCGGACCACGTGGCCTACGACGACCCGACGGAGCTGGACCCGAGGGGCCTCAAGCTCCTCTGGCTCAACTCCCCGTCGAACCCGACGGGCAAGGTGCTGGGCAAGCAGGAGCTGACGAGGATCGTCGCCTGGGCCCGCGAGCACCGCGTACTGCTGTTCTCCGACGAGTGCTACATCGAGCTGGGCTGGGAGGCCGACCCCGTCTCGGTCCTCCACCCGGACGTGAACGGCGGCTCGTACGACGGCATCGTGTCGGTCCACTCCCTCTCCAAGCGCTCGAACCTGGCGGGCTACCGCGCGGCCTTCCTCGCCGGTGACCCCGCGGTCCTCGGCCCGCTCCTGGAGATCCGCAAGCACGGCGGCATGATGACGTCGGCGCCCACACAGGCCGCCGTGGTGGCCGCGCTGGGCGACGACACGCACGTCCGCGAACAGCGTGAGCGGTACGCGGCCCGGCGCACGGCCCTGCGCGCCGCCCTCCTCGAGCACGGCTTCCGGATCGAGCACAGCGAGGCGAGCCTGTACCTGTGGGCGACCCGCGACGAGTCCTGCTGGCAGACGGTGGCCCACCTGGCCGACCTGGGCATCCTGGTGGCGCCGGGCGACTTCTACGGCGAGGCGGGCGAGAAGTTCGTACGGGTGGCCCTGACGGCGACGGACGAGAGGGTGCGGGCGGCGGTAGAGCGCCTCGGCTGA
- a CDS encoding DivIVA domain-containing protein, translating into MLMFLFLVVALAVVVAAVTLAVVGGGESTPLPEAAPERFDDPLPPDRPVGRDDVEALRFPLAVRGYRMADVDDALGRLGAEIAERDARISDLEAALAGARAAGPTGDERAEGDPQ; encoded by the coding sequence ATGCTCATGTTCTTGTTCCTGGTCGTCGCGCTCGCCGTCGTGGTCGCCGCGGTGACACTGGCCGTGGTGGGAGGCGGCGAGAGCACCCCGCTGCCGGAGGCGGCCCCCGAGCGGTTCGACGACCCGCTCCCGCCGGACCGCCCCGTCGGCCGCGACGACGTGGAGGCCCTGCGTTTCCCGCTCGCCGTCCGGGGCTACCGCATGGCGGACGTGGACGACGCGCTCGGCCGCCTCGGCGCCGAGATCGCCGAGCGGGACGCCCGTATCTCCGACCTGGAGGCCGCGCTCGCCGGCGCCCGCGCCGCCGGACCGACGGGCGACGAGCGGGCCGAAGGAGACCCCCAGTGA
- a CDS encoding GNAT family N-acetyltransferase, producing MEISAGGRLEIRITAADVGKRVSVRRWHEHAAEGEKFTDTVGVLTSWDHGVLLITRRDGQSVQIAESSLVAGKVVPAAPARRRGPAASYEELARIAARAWQPVERERLGEWELRAAAGFTRRANSALPLGDPGLPLDEALTAVRRWYTDRGLPAYIQLATGAEGTQELLCAELEARGWTREVTAELWTGSLAPLADREAPGVELSRTADEAWLARYQRKGVSEVALKVLGGGSPRSWGSPRSGEAESGGGPSVWFATVPGAQGAPPAAIGRCVVDGRWAGFAAVEVDPEQRRRGLATAVMAALARQALDEGASAAWLQVETDNEGARTLYAGLGFGAHHAYHHYREPEGSRGPVA from the coding sequence GTGGAAATCTCTGCGGGCGGACGGCTCGAGATCCGCATCACCGCTGCTGACGTGGGAAAACGCGTCTCCGTACGGCGGTGGCACGAACATGCCGCCGAGGGTGAGAAGTTCACCGACACGGTCGGAGTTCTCACATCATGGGACCACGGTGTGCTGCTGATCACACGGCGGGACGGCCAAAGCGTCCAGATCGCGGAATCGTCGCTGGTCGCGGGCAAGGTCGTCCCCGCCGCCCCGGCGCGTCGCAGGGGTCCCGCGGCGTCCTACGAGGAGCTCGCGCGGATCGCCGCCCGGGCCTGGCAGCCGGTGGAGCGGGAGCGGCTCGGTGAGTGGGAGCTGCGCGCGGCCGCCGGGTTCACGCGGCGGGCCAACTCGGCGCTGCCCCTCGGCGACCCGGGGCTGCCGCTGGACGAGGCGCTGACGGCCGTACGGCGCTGGTACACGGACCGTGGCCTGCCCGCCTACATACAGCTCGCGACCGGAGCGGAGGGCACGCAGGAGCTGCTGTGCGCGGAGCTCGAAGCGCGCGGCTGGACGCGGGAGGTGACCGCCGAGCTGTGGACCGGCTCCCTGGCGCCGCTCGCGGACCGCGAGGCGCCCGGGGTGGAGCTGTCCCGCACGGCCGACGAGGCGTGGCTCGCCCGCTACCAGCGCAAGGGGGTGAGCGAGGTGGCCCTGAAGGTGCTGGGAGGGGGGTCCCCCCGCTCATGGGGGTCCCCCCGCTCGGGAGAAGCCGAGAGTGGGGGAGGCCCCTCGGTGTGGTTCGCGACGGTGCCGGGGGCTCAGGGTGCCCCTCCGGCGGCGATCGGGCGGTGCGTGGTGGACGGGCGGTGGGCCGGTTTCGCGGCGGTCGAGGTCGACCCGGAGCAGCGCCGGCGGGGTCTGGCCACCGCCGTGATGGCGGCGCTGGCCCGGCAGGCCCTCGACGAGGGCGCCTCGGCGGCCTGGCTCCAGGTGGAGACGGACAACGAGGGTGCGCGGACCCTGTACGCGGGACTGGGTTTCGGGGCGCATCATGCATATCACCACTACCGGGAGCCGGAGGGCTCCCGCGGACCGGTGGCGTGA